The following coding sequences are from one Paenibacillus sp. FSL R5-0912 window:
- a CDS encoding FMN-binding protein: MKKLIALTVSAALLLAPLAYTINAPALNLKVDAVSAASEEAPAATAKPAPKPTAKPAPKPTAKPAATPKATAKPAATPKATAKPAATPKATAKPAATAAPAASAKASAKPAATVKPAATAKPVATAVPVTVKAAVYQDGVYVAYGDAYSKGTEGAKVTIKDGKIADIELLRTSPKIIDRNARDNYSGVWVAYGLMKDRLIGKTRDGAAAVDAVSGATRSSNGWKLSVDRAFERSLQDKPADATYFAGVHMGVDPEAKYAVFATYDANKLTAVKLYPLTATGDFADEKTYTAEQTAAIAAITPVLLANGSAAKSVAGFEAESKAAINAFWDAEQNASINNASAYVDGFYSSYGTARSVGVERADVVIRNGKLVDVKLFRLGTNLIDRGATAYAEVVKANAPMTAKLLANGSYIANYDEKVDGISGATESSHGWNQAVERAFEKALKVSAEGKYFDGKFAGVDNQSKVLLLADVAGDQVTAIKLSLFGTDGKIIADDKRTDAQKSLVDQLTAGLLANGVDTADIAGQEAVSAAAKAALTDALTNASKVQGTYKDGTFTAYGDAYDKGTNKADVTLRNGKIVNVALSRVGMNMVDLGKAAYAEVQKAIPVLTANFLAAGTREGAAQVDAVSGATSSSNALKAAVDRAYGKAEVVETEKAAYFDGIFIGASADKSVNVMVTTKFNVPVTMVVYYLDDKGKVRYNLTDDELLVKYEIENTSNGKGLHKYGYRAAAFGTNDAQKAISAKAIEAIKAALEAAGK; this comes from the coding sequence TTGAAAAAACTAATTGCTTTGACTGTAAGCGCAGCCTTACTGCTTGCGCCACTCGCCTACACGATTAATGCACCAGCCTTGAACCTGAAGGTGGATGCGGTGTCGGCAGCTTCGGAGGAAGCTCCGGCAGCTACTGCCAAACCAGCTCCGAAACCGACAGCTAAACCAGCTCCTAAACCTACCGCTAAGCCAGCAGCAACACCTAAGGCAACCGCTAAGCCAGCAGCAACACCTAAGGCAACTGCTAAACCGGCAGCAACACCTAAAGCAACTGCTAAACCGGCAGCAACCGCTGCACCTGCAGCATCCGCCAAAGCATCTGCTAAACCAGCAGCAACAGTTAAGCCAGCTGCTACAGCTAAGCCTGTTGCAACAGCAGTACCAGTTACTGTTAAAGCAGCCGTGTATCAAGACGGAGTCTATGTAGCCTATGGCGATGCTTACTCCAAAGGTACTGAAGGCGCTAAAGTTACAATCAAAGACGGCAAAATTGCCGACATCGAGCTGCTGAGAACCAGCCCGAAAATTATCGACCGGAACGCCCGTGATAACTACAGCGGCGTATGGGTGGCATACGGTCTGATGAAAGACAGACTGATTGGCAAAACGAGAGACGGCGCAGCAGCTGTTGACGCTGTATCCGGCGCAACCCGCTCCAGCAACGGCTGGAAATTGTCGGTGGACAGAGCGTTCGAAAGATCGCTGCAGGATAAGCCGGCTGATGCTACTTATTTCGCCGGCGTTCACATGGGTGTAGATCCTGAAGCCAAATATGCAGTGTTTGCTACTTACGATGCAAACAAACTGACAGCAGTTAAATTGTACCCGCTGACTGCAACTGGTGATTTCGCAGATGAGAAGACTTATACTGCTGAACAAACGGCAGCGATTGCAGCAATTACACCAGTACTGCTGGCCAATGGTTCTGCTGCCAAGTCTGTAGCCGGCTTCGAAGCTGAATCCAAAGCTGCGATCAACGCTTTCTGGGATGCTGAGCAAAATGCCAGCATCAACAACGCTTCCGCTTATGTGGACGGGTTCTACTCTTCCTACGGTACAGCAAGAAGCGTAGGCGTTGAGAGAGCCGATGTTGTAATCCGCAACGGTAAGCTGGTTGATGTGAAATTGTTCAGACTTGGCACTAACCTGATTGACAGAGGCGCAACTGCTTATGCTGAAGTAGTGAAAGCAAATGCTCCTATGACTGCTAAATTGCTTGCGAACGGTTCTTATATCGCTAATTATGATGAGAAGGTAGACGGAATTTCGGGCGCCACTGAGAGCAGCCACGGCTGGAACCAGGCTGTAGAAAGAGCTTTCGAGAAGGCTCTGAAGGTATCTGCAGAAGGTAAATACTTCGACGGCAAATTTGCCGGAGTGGATAACCAGTCTAAAGTTCTTCTGCTGGCAGATGTTGCTGGCGATCAAGTAACTGCTATCAAACTGAGCCTGTTCGGTACAGACGGCAAGATTATTGCTGATGACAAGCGTACAGATGCGCAGAAATCCCTTGTTGATCAACTGACTGCCGGATTGCTTGCAAACGGCGTGGACACTGCTGATATCGCTGGCCAGGAAGCTGTATCTGCTGCAGCAAAGGCAGCACTGACTGATGCCCTGACCAATGCTTCCAAAGTACAAGGCACTTATAAAGACGGCACGTTCACCGCTTACGGCGACGCTTATGACAAGGGTACAAACAAAGCTGACGTTACCCTGCGTAACGGCAAGATCGTAAATGTTGCTCTTTCCCGTGTAGGAATGAACATGGTAGACCTGGGTAAAGCCGCTTATGCTGAAGTTCAAAAAGCAATTCCGGTGCTGACAGCTAACTTCCTGGCTGCAGGCACAAGAGAAGGCGCAGCACAAGTAGATGCTGTATCTGGCGCTACCAGCAGCAGCAATGCACTTAAAGCTGCCGTTGACAGAGCTTACGGTAAAGCTGAAGTTGTTGAAACCGAGAAGGCTGCATACTTCGATGGGATCTTCATCGGTGCCAGTGCAGACAAATCCGTAAATGTAATGGTTACTACTAAGTTCAATGTTCCAGTAACTATGGTTGTTTACTACCTTGATGATAAAGGTAAAGTAAGATACAACCTGACGGATGACGAATTGCTCGTGAAATACGAAATCGAGAATACTTCGAACGGCAAAGGACTGCACAAGTACGGATACCGTGCTGCAGCATTCGGAACGAATGATGCCCAGAAAGCAATCTCTGCCAAAGCTATTGAAGCGATCAAAGCAGCACTTGAAGCAGCTGGAAAATAA
- a CDS encoding TerD family protein, translated as MDFTAIDFETANSSRSSACALGLVQVRNGVVTAEYDWLIDPRQRFDGMNIAIHGITPSMVKGKPTFAELWPTIEPLLQGEIVIAHNASFDMSVLRYCLDDSLFSYPDFKYMCTYLLGKKMLQELPSHKLNVVSEHFGIRLKHHDALDDARASALILLKLMEQWQQFDPLLLAGSQGYQAGTMYAGGYTAFKASPKKAAKKPAAPKTAAKTAIPVSPAVPDREAPLVSTQRHASSAGLPAATPPAPEIQPVPELVRGQRVDIGSKLSASRILLSVEWDPTLSAMEPDNSAFLLRETGRCEQDQDFVFYGNMEDPSGSVFYSKPAPNAGHLHLQLAKLPASITRVALTFTLYGEASGQNPGQINYTSASLIDSQSGTRLASFPFGLGLSLETAVVIGEFYRYKDKWRFVAIGEGFPGGLRALCNHYGLEVEPPEAAAESTAESAATIETAEIVRTAGRIPPSARKS; from the coding sequence ATGGATTTTACAGCAATAGACTTTGAAACAGCCAATTCCAGCCGCTCCAGCGCTTGCGCATTGGGGCTTGTTCAGGTTAGAAATGGTGTGGTCACCGCAGAATATGATTGGCTGATTGACCCGCGGCAGAGGTTCGACGGAATGAATATCGCAATACACGGAATTACGCCCTCGATGGTTAAAGGCAAACCGACCTTCGCAGAGCTGTGGCCCACGATTGAACCGCTGCTGCAAGGCGAGATTGTGATTGCGCATAATGCTTCCTTCGATATGAGCGTTCTGCGTTATTGCCTGGATGATTCGTTATTCAGCTATCCGGATTTCAAATATATGTGTACCTACCTGCTGGGCAAAAAAATGCTTCAGGAGCTGCCCTCCCATAAACTGAATGTAGTCTCGGAGCATTTCGGCATTAGGCTGAAACACCATGATGCGCTGGATGATGCCAGAGCTTCGGCACTCATTCTATTGAAATTGATGGAGCAGTGGCAGCAGTTCGATCCCCTCCTCTTAGCCGGCAGCCAGGGCTACCAGGCAGGCACGATGTATGCGGGCGGATATACTGCCTTCAAGGCATCCCCCAAGAAAGCCGCCAAGAAACCGGCGGCCCCAAAGACTGCTGCAAAGACGGCAATTCCCGTAAGCCCGGCTGTACCGGATCGCGAAGCTCCCCTCGTATCCACACAGCGTCATGCTTCTTCTGCAGGTCTCCCGGCTGCAACACCGCCTGCCCCTGAAATTCAACCTGTACCCGAGCTGGTGAGAGGCCAGCGCGTGGATATCGGCAGCAAGCTCAGTGCTTCGAGAATTCTCTTGTCTGTGGAGTGGGATCCTACGCTTTCCGCCATGGAGCCGGACAACTCTGCTTTCCTGCTCCGGGAGACAGGACGCTGCGAACAGGATCAGGATTTTGTCTTCTATGGAAACATGGAAGACCCCAGCGGTTCTGTATTCTACTCGAAGCCTGCTCCAAACGCGGGACATCTGCATCTTCAACTGGCGAAGCTGCCTGCGTCCATTACGCGGGTCGCCTTGACCTTCACACTCTATGGGGAGGCTTCCGGCCAGAACCCGGGCCAGATCAATTACACCTCCGCCTCACTAATTGATTCCCAGTCGGGAACCAGGCTGGCCTCTTTTCCCTTTGGCCTGGGCTTAAGCCTTGAGACGGCAGTAGTCATAGGCGAATTCTACCGGTACAAGGACAAATGGAGATTTGTTGCCATTGGAGAGGGATTCCCGGGCGGACTCCGTGCCCTGTGTAATCATTATGGTCTTGAGGTGGAACCTCCTGAAGCTGCGGCTGAGTCTACAGCTGAATCAGCCGCAACAATAGAAACTGCAGAAATAGTACGAACAGCCGGCAGGATCCCTCCGTCTGCCCGCAAATCATAG
- a CDS encoding IDEAL domain-containing protein, with amino-acid sequence MMRLETQDIVNITKKQITGIFKMEPVELRFVNDFQGEQYLLTNDKLHLSNQHYWAKVMDCVFDSHVRPVLMCEVLYFLRNEFLESDIKLMFSYDFADGADGAAVATAEISFNDSPELQPGEIAELIDFALTLQDKQWFEELTAKYKQLTA; translated from the coding sequence ATGATGAGATTAGAAACACAGGACATCGTGAATATCACCAAGAAGCAAATTACCGGTATTTTTAAAATGGAGCCGGTGGAACTGAGATTTGTCAACGACTTTCAGGGTGAGCAGTATCTCTTGACCAATGATAAGCTGCATCTCAGCAACCAGCATTATTGGGCCAAAGTAATGGATTGTGTCTTCGACAGTCATGTCAGACCTGTATTGATGTGTGAGGTGCTATACTTCCTGCGGAATGAGTTTCTGGAGAGTGATATCAAGCTGATGTTTTCTTATGACTTTGCGGATGGGGCAGATGGGGCAGCGGTCGCTACTGCTGAAATCAGCTTCAATGATTCGCCGGAGCTGCAGCCGGGAGAGATTGCCGAATTGATTGATTTTGCGTTGACTTTGCAGGATAAACAGTGGTTCGAGGAACTGACTGCCAAATATAAACAGCTGACCGCTTGA
- a CDS encoding 3'-5' exoribonuclease YhaM family protein codes for MTLIKQLSPQDEFTGFYLLRELVLKQTNGTPPKDYFDIVLGDSSGQLSAKYWDVSVTDKETFFPMALVKVRGIAHTYREKLQVKITKIRLADESDGVSLTEFIRSAPVRPVDLIHTIKNAMASITDPEVASIVSFCVGKVEEKLMHYPAAKTHHHAYFAGLAYHMVRMLEIGDFLCKQRPFLNPDLIRAGIILHDIAKPEEMISQFGIVSDYSVQGKLIGHISMASSWITEAAIRTGIDLESEKVLALQHLVLSHHNLGEWGSPVQPQTAEAVALHHIDAMDAKLQMVEDALDTTPETEEWTPFIRGLENKAVYRMKI; via the coding sequence ATGACATTAATTAAACAGCTATCCCCACAGGATGAATTCACCGGCTTCTATCTGCTTAGGGAACTAGTGCTAAAACAGACAAACGGTACTCCTCCAAAGGATTATTTTGATATCGTACTTGGTGATTCCAGCGGCCAGCTGTCGGCTAAATATTGGGATGTAAGTGTAACGGATAAAGAAACATTTTTCCCGATGGCCCTGGTGAAGGTCCGCGGGATTGCCCATACTTACCGGGAGAAGCTGCAGGTCAAAATAACCAAAATCAGACTCGCGGATGAGTCCGATGGCGTGTCGCTTACCGAGTTCATCCGTTCAGCCCCTGTGCGTCCTGTGGATCTGATCCACACAATTAAGAATGCAATGGCCAGTATAACCGACCCGGAGGTCGCATCGATCGTTTCCTTCTGTGTGGGGAAAGTGGAAGAGAAGCTGATGCACTATCCTGCAGCCAAAACGCATCATCATGCTTATTTTGCCGGACTGGCTTATCATATGGTGCGGATGCTGGAGATCGGGGATTTCCTGTGCAAGCAGCGCCCGTTCCTGAATCCTGATCTTATAAGAGCGGGAATTATCCTCCACGATATTGCCAAACCGGAAGAAATGATCTCGCAATTCGGTATTGTGTCGGATTATAGTGTGCAGGGCAAGCTGATCGGTCATATTTCGATGGCGTCGAGCTGGATTACGGAAGCGGCTATCCGCACCGGCATTGATCTGGAATCGGAGAAGGTATTGGCACTGCAGCATCTGGTATTGTCGCATCATAATCTGGGGGAATGGGGAAGTCCGGTCCAGCCCCAGACAGCGGAAGCGGTCGCCTTGCATCATATCGATGCCATGGATGCCAAGCTGCAGATGGTGGAGGATGCGCTGGATACTACTCCCGAGACGGAGGAATGGACACCGTTCATCAGGGGACTGGAGAATAAGGCGGTTTACCGGATGAAAATCTGA
- the hemH gene encoding ferrochelatase yields MNQPSIGVILAQIGTPDAPSAKAVRPYLKRFLSDRRIIDYHPLLWQPLLRGIILRTRPRRSAKLYQEIWMKEGSPLLVHSRAQQTALQSLLGGRYQVELGLAYSEPSMPQAFRKLEAAGITRIIVLPLFPQYSSTTTASVYEAASFAALGRDSRSGQVSKRFVPALRFIEAYYDAPDYISAMKSLLLRKLGELDEEPDYYILSFHGIPRRYAETGDPYPQQCHQTGRLLAEAMNWAPERWQISFQSRFGPEKWVGPSTAHTLKELSGRGIRRPMIFSPGLVTDCLETLHELAVEGRELFASGGGTAENLTVAPCLNDHPEWIDFLARMVNGTALGWLPAAEAVEAVESSTPETFST; encoded by the coding sequence ATGAATCAGCCTTCTATAGGAGTTATTCTTGCTCAGATTGGAACACCTGACGCCCCCAGCGCCAAGGCGGTTCGTCCATATCTTAAGCGCTTTCTGTCTGACCGCAGAATCATTGATTATCATCCGCTGCTCTGGCAGCCTCTGCTGCGCGGGATTATTCTGCGCACCCGGCCGCGCCGGTCTGCGAAGCTGTATCAGGAGATCTGGATGAAGGAAGGTTCCCCGCTGCTCGTCCACTCCAGGGCTCAGCAGACTGCGCTGCAGTCCCTGCTTGGCGGCCGCTACCAGGTTGAATTAGGACTTGCCTATAGCGAGCCAAGCATGCCGCAAGCCTTCCGCAAGCTGGAAGCTGCAGGTATTACACGGATCATTGTACTGCCGCTGTTCCCGCAGTATTCCTCGACCACAACTGCGTCGGTCTATGAAGCTGCAAGCTTCGCCGCACTGGGAAGGGATAGCCGCTCAGGGCAGGTCTCCAAGCGTTTCGTGCCGGCGCTGCGTTTCATAGAAGCCTATTATGATGCACCGGACTATATCTCAGCGATGAAGTCGCTGCTGCTCCGGAAGCTTGGAGAGCTGGACGAAGAACCAGATTACTATATTCTGTCCTTCCATGGAATACCCCGCCGTTATGCGGAGACTGGAGACCCGTATCCGCAGCAATGCCATCAGACCGGCCGTCTGCTTGCCGAGGCTATGAATTGGGCACCGGAACGCTGGCAGATTTCCTTCCAATCCCGCTTCGGACCCGAGAAATGGGTCGGCCCTTCTACTGCCCATACGCTCAAAGAGCTCAGCGGACGCGGAATTCGGAGGCCTATGATTTTCTCGCCGGGGCTTGTAACCGACTGCCTGGAAACGCTGCATGAGCTGGCTGTTGAAGGCCGGGAGCTGTTCGCTTCAGGCGGTGGAACGGCTGAGAATTTAACTGTCGCCCCCTGCTTGAATGACCATCCGGAATGGATAGACTTCCTCGCCCGGATGGTGAATGGCACAGCGTTGGGCTGGCTCCCAGCTGCAGAAGCTGTGGAAGCTGTGGAATCGTCCACTCCGGAGACGTTCAGTACCTAA
- a CDS encoding adenine deaminase has translation MTYTRKPLADCVPGLVATARGDQPATLVITGGKLVNVCSGEILEGMSVAVQGGRIAYVGKDVSHTIGEGTQIIDAAGKYIAPGLLDGHCHIESTQLTATEFARAVLPMGTTGGFFDAHEIANVFGLKGIKLMLDEMRETPLAAYMQVASCVPSAGAEFETTGASIGPEEVAEAFTWGEDVIALGEVMNFPGVVYGDEKMLGEIQATLRAGRYVDGHFTWPADDWRLPVYAAAGVTGDHECVTAEDVIERVRLGMYAKMRRGSAWHDVAKTITAHTEHGLDPRRMMLVTDDRSSESLRDEGHMDFVVRHAISQGLKPVTAFQMATINTAERFGVARDIGSITPGSCADIILLDGNLADVHVVMTIAAGVIVAENGIMTAELSPYTYPDEVLASVHLPQPPVPEDFVIHAPIAEGILATRIIKVIENHVETGELIINLPVAESKLLVQGGLCKIAVLERHKGTGNKSVGVVEGIGFHEPAAIAMTVAHDSHNVLVIGNDDNLMAKAAGAVAEAQGGVAVITASGTTLFPLAIAGLMSAEPFEIAAAQSAAISKALYDAGCTLNYAFMTLSLLALAVIPTLRISDKGLVRISPEEGIQLVPLFVS, from the coding sequence ATGACTTATACAAGAAAACCACTTGCGGACTGCGTGCCTGGACTTGTGGCTACTGCCCGCGGCGACCAGCCGGCGACACTGGTGATTACTGGCGGCAAACTGGTCAATGTATGCTCCGGAGAGATTCTGGAGGGGATGTCTGTAGCAGTACAGGGCGGACGTATTGCCTACGTTGGCAAGGATGTCTCGCATACGATCGGTGAGGGGACACAGATCATTGATGCTGCAGGCAAATACATTGCCCCGGGTCTGCTTGACGGGCACTGTCACATCGAGAGTACACAGCTGACGGCGACTGAGTTTGCCCGTGCAGTGCTGCCTATGGGCACGACCGGCGGATTCTTTGATGCTCATGAGATCGCCAATGTATTCGGGCTGAAGGGCATTAAGCTGATGCTGGATGAGATGCGTGAAACTCCGCTGGCGGCTTATATGCAGGTTGCCTCCTGCGTACCTTCAGCAGGAGCGGAATTCGAAACAACCGGCGCATCGATCGGACCGGAGGAAGTAGCCGAGGCCTTTACCTGGGGCGAGGATGTCATTGCGCTGGGCGAAGTGATGAATTTCCCTGGCGTGGTGTACGGCGATGAGAAGATGCTTGGGGAAATTCAGGCGACTCTGCGCGCGGGACGTTATGTAGACGGTCATTTCACCTGGCCGGCGGATGACTGGAGACTTCCGGTTTATGCCGCCGCAGGTGTAACCGGCGATCATGAGTGTGTGACGGCGGAGGATGTAATCGAACGCGTACGTCTTGGGATGTATGCCAAAATGCGCCGCGGCTCCGCCTGGCATGATGTGGCGAAGACCATCACCGCGCACACCGAGCATGGGCTCGACCCGCGCCGGATGATGCTGGTGACCGACGACCGCAGCTCGGAGTCGCTGCGGGATGAAGGTCATATGGATTTTGTGGTGCGCCATGCCATCTCCCAGGGCCTTAAGCCGGTCACGGCTTTTCAAATGGCAACGATCAATACCGCCGAACGGTTCGGGGTAGCCCGTGATATCGGCTCAATTACGCCGGGCTCCTGTGCAGATATCATTCTGCTGGACGGAAATCTGGCTGATGTACACGTCGTGATGACGATTGCGGCTGGAGTTATCGTAGCAGAGAACGGGATCATGACGGCTGAGCTGAGTCCGTACACTTATCCGGATGAAGTGTTGGCCTCTGTACATCTGCCGCAGCCTCCGGTTCCGGAGGACTTCGTAATCCACGCGCCAATTGCTGAAGGTATTCTGGCCACACGGATCATCAAGGTGATCGAGAATCATGTGGAGACCGGGGAACTGATCATCAATCTGCCGGTCGCTGAATCCAAGCTGTTGGTCCAGGGGGGCTTGTGCAAAATCGCCGTCCTGGAGCGGCATAAGGGAACCGGCAACAAATCGGTTGGCGTGGTTGAGGGGATCGGCTTCCATGAGCCTGCTGCGATTGCCATGACTGTAGCCCATGACAGCCATAATGTGCTGGTCATCGGCAATGATGATAACCTCATGGCTAAAGCTGCGGGTGCAGTAGCTGAAGCTCAGGGCGGTGTTGCGGTTATTACCGCTTCCGGAACAACTCTGTTCCCGCTGGCAATTGCCGGACTGATGTCGGCAGAGCCGTTCGAGATTGCTGCAGCCCAGTCTGCGGCCATCAGTAAAGCGCTGTATGATGCAGGCTGCACATTGAATTATGCTTTTATGACCTTGTCGCTGCTTGCACTGGCGGTCATTCCGACGCTGCGGATTTCAGATAAAGGGCTGGTGCGGATTTCGCCGGAAGAGGGGATTCAGCTGGTTCCATTGTTTGTGAGCTAA